In Haliotis asinina isolate JCU_RB_2024 chromosome 15, JCU_Hal_asi_v2, whole genome shotgun sequence, one DNA window encodes the following:
- the LOC137265558 gene encoding cell growth-regulating nucleolar protein-like, translated as MVFFSCNVCNEALKKNQVEKHCMTKCRNCQSVCCIDCGQDFWGNDYEKHTKCISEDQKYSGKGYVAKVNKGEAKQDRWIEQVQSAIDNQKGGNPRLRGTLESIKNYPNIPRKKNKFENFLMNSLRIRDPGLISQLWNVLMEQAVKNMQKVAQDKQGHKAVIDAVENTDSTNIQNGVSENGHAENDQKLSKRERKEERRKKMNKKEKKDKSGADDDNEEQTEEQTKSKKKKKKRKREEEPVEVKGKKRKRTEEEEVEEKTDEPEEEEEEEPVKKKTKFDWESVITAVLMSKGEIAVKKLKKKVISEYLSQMGPPKSEEKLWAKFEKKVSKNPNFHVTKERVKLAGDT; from the exons ATGGTGTTTTTCTCCTGTAACGTGTGTAATGAAGCCCTTAAGAAGAACCAGGTTGAAAAGCATTGCATGACAAAATGTCGGAACTGTCAGTCTGTGTGTTGTATTGACTGTGGCCAGGACTTCTG GGGAAATGACTATGAGAAACACACAAAGTGCATCAGTGAAGACCAGAAGTACTCTGGGAAGGGATATGTGGCCAAAGTCAACAAGGGTGAGGCCAAGCAGGATCGATGGATAGAG CAGGTCCAGTCAGCCATAGATAACCAGAAGGGAGGCAACCCCCGACTACGAGGCACCCTGGAGAGCATCAAGAATTATCCTAACATTCCACGAAAGAAGAACAAGTTCGAG AATTTCTTGATGAACAGCCTACGGATCCGTGATCCAGGATTAATCTCCCAGCTGTGGAATGTACTTATGGAGCAGGCTGTCAAG AACATGCAGAAAGTTGCTCAGGACAAGCAAGGTCACAAGGCAGTAATAGATGCTGTGGAAAACACTGACtcaacaaacattcaaaatgGTGTCAGTGAAAATGGACACGCAGAGAATGATCAGAAACTGAGTAAGAGAGAAAGGAAGGAAGAAAGGAGGAAAAAGATGAATAAAAAGGAGAAAAAGGACAAGAGTGGAGCAGACGATGACAATGAGGAACAAACAGAAGAACAGACAAAgtcaaagaagaagaagaagaaacggAAACGTGAGGAAGAGCCGGTTGAAGTCAAGGGAAAAAAGAGGAAGAGGACTGAGGAAGAAGAGGTGGAAGAAAAAACAGATGAACctgaagaggaggaggaggaggagcctGTTAAGAAAAAGACTAAGTTTGACTGGGAAAGTGTGATCACAGCAGTGTTGATGTCAAAAGGGGAAATTGCAGTCAAGAAATTGAAGAAAAAG GTAATCTCAGAGTATCTATCCCAGATGGGACCACCAAAGTCAGAGGAAAAACTTTGGGCCAAGTTTGAGAAGAAGGTTTCTAAAAACCCAAACTTCCATGTAACCAAAGAGCGAGTTAAGCTTGCAGGAGATACTTGA